The Terriglobia bacterium nucleotide sequence AGGTAGTACTGCACGGAGGTGACGACGCGCACCGTTTTCATCAGGCTGCTGTCGGCGGAATTGTCGTAAACATTTTCGCCGCCTTCCCCGGTGCCGCTGGCCTGGTTCGCCGCCAAGATCGAGAACACGCCCTGGTTCGCCTGCCGGATGGATCCGACCTTGCTGCCGGAATCTGAGGCGAAGCGATCGGCGGCGGCGCGGGCGTTGCGGGTCGCTTCCGTGATCATGTCGGGCTTAATGGAATTCAGCTTGGTGAACTTGTACGCCAAGGATTGCCGGTCGCTGTTGAGCACAATTCCCTTCTGCAGCAACTGCATGGTTTTCTGCGCGGCGCTGGCGACCACGTCCACGCGCGACGTGGTCACGGTGATTTGCTGTTCGACAATGTAGCGATGCGGATTCTTCGTGCCACTGCCGTACTCGTTCGCCTGCGTGTCCACCACGCGGACCATGCCGAGTTCGATTTCCGACGACTGGATGCCCTGCTGATCCAGAAACTGGAGGATCGCCTTCTTGTCCGCCTCGGTTTTGGCGTACAGCGCGGCCAGGTCATCGCCGGCTTCCTTGTACTTGATCGGCCACACCGCGAGATCGGACTTCACCGTGCGTTCCACCAGGCCTTTCACCGTCACGTAGCGGTCGCTCAGCCGCGTCGCCTTGATCTGCGCTCCGAGAATCCAACCGCCGATGATCAGGCCAACTGCAATGAACAATCCGAGCGGCGCGTTTCCAGCATTCGTTCTATCAGCGCTGTTCATCTGTGTACCCTGCAGGGCGGACACATTGTCTGTCTCGCTCGAAATGATTTGCCGGGGGCGCTCAGTATAGCTCGCGTGGAAACAATAGGGGGGTTGCAATGGCTGCAACCCCCGACAATGCTTTCCTGAATCGGTATTACTGCGCCGCCGCGGCGACCTTCCCCGGGATGCGCCCTGCCTTGGCGAGTTCGCCCTCAATCCAGCGATAGGTCACAGCCAGCCCTTGCTCGAGCATGATGGACGGTTCCCAGCCCAGCACCCGGCGGAGCAGCGTGTTGTCGCTGTTGCGGCCGCGGACGCCCTGGGGCTTGCTGA carries:
- a CDS encoding SIMPL domain-containing protein (The SIMPL domain is named for its presence in mouse protein SIMPL (signalling molecule that associates with mouse pelle-like kinase). Bacterial member BP26, from Brucella, was shown to assemble into a channel-like structure, while YggE from E. coli has been associated with resistance to oxidative stress.), which gives rise to MAVGLIIGGWILGAQIKATRLSDRYVTVKGLVERTVKSDLAVWPIKYKEAGDDLAALYAKTEADKKAILQFLDQQGIQSSEIELGMVRVVDTQANEYGSGTKNPHRYIVEQQITVTTSRVDVVASAAQKTMQLLQKGIVLNSDRQSLAYKFTKLNSIKPDMITEATRNARAAADRFASDSGSKVGSIRQANQGVFSILAANQASGTGEGGENVYDNSADSSLMKTVRVVTSVQYYLEK